In Paracoccus aminophilus JCM 7686, a single window of DNA contains:
- a CDS encoding L,D-transpeptidase family protein — protein sequence MAGRVILASIALAAFWLPMASGAQGIEAAPVAAAPAPRLVFSDSEMALAQAVARQPGLAAFYGTNGLTPIFTGTESAARRAALIEAVSRAAENGLPASRYEVERLRALDAEGGNSPEAELVFARVFARWTHDISGGVLEPTKVDPSIKRVVLRRSTDELLHDYAQSPDPTGLLTGIEPQDPHYLALKKALGGKNELVAPAKLKEVEPGLWKVGMTGEPVVALRARLAAMGFDAGKPVTASSVFDAPLAAEVAKFQDRVGLPSDGVAGPKTVARINRKAGGGDHGILVALERMRWMNGHDLNARMVWVNLPEFNARVMENGAEVFETRTVIGRASEDRMTPEFSDRLSYLVVNPRWNVPRSITVKEYLPRLQANRNAVSQIDIVDGNGNIISRDRIDFSKYTAANFPYRMRQKESDDNALGQVKFIFPNPWNIYLHDTPTKHLFGQSARAYSHGCIRIGRPVDLAHELLSGQVKDPAATYQKALDTKKETWLALKPTIPVHLVYFTTFPDANGRIQRFTDVYGRDGAVYDALMRAGLETF from the coding sequence ATGGCAGGACGGGTGATTCTGGCTTCAATCGCTTTGGCGGCATTCTGGCTGCCGATGGCGTCAGGGGCGCAGGGAATCGAGGCGGCTCCGGTGGCCGCGGCGCCCGCTCCGCGTCTGGTCTTTTCCGACAGCGAGATGGCTCTGGCGCAAGCCGTGGCGCGCCAGCCGGGCCTCGCCGCGTTCTATGGTACGAACGGGCTCACCCCGATTTTCACCGGAACCGAATCCGCTGCGCGCCGCGCCGCGCTGATCGAGGCGGTGTCGCGGGCCGCCGAAAACGGGCTGCCTGCCAGCCGCTATGAAGTCGAGCGCCTGCGTGCCCTGGATGCGGAGGGCGGCAATTCCCCCGAGGCCGAGCTGGTCTTTGCCCGCGTCTTTGCGCGCTGGACCCATGATATTAGTGGCGGCGTGCTCGAGCCGACCAAGGTCGATCCCAGCATCAAGCGCGTGGTCCTGCGCCGCAGCACCGACGAGCTGCTGCATGATTACGCACAAAGCCCCGATCCGACTGGGTTGCTGACGGGGATCGAGCCGCAAGACCCGCATTATCTCGCGCTGAAAAAGGCGCTCGGCGGCAAGAATGAGCTGGTTGCCCCGGCAAAGCTGAAAGAGGTCGAGCCGGGTCTGTGGAAGGTCGGCATGACCGGCGAGCCGGTCGTTGCTTTGCGCGCGCGCCTTGCCGCGATGGGCTTTGACGCCGGAAAGCCCGTGACCGCATCCTCGGTCTTTGATGCGCCTTTGGCGGCGGAGGTCGCGAAATTTCAAGACCGCGTCGGTCTGCCCTCGGACGGGGTTGCGGGACCCAAAACCGTTGCGCGCATCAACCGCAAAGCCGGGGGCGGGGATCACGGCATTCTGGTCGCGCTCGAGCGGATGCGCTGGATGAACGGCCATGATCTCAACGCCCGTATGGTCTGGGTCAACCTGCCCGAGTTCAATGCGCGCGTCATGGAAAACGGCGCCGAGGTCTTCGAGACCCGCACCGTCATCGGTCGCGCCTCTGAAGACCGCATGACCCCCGAGTTTTCTGACCGCCTGTCCTATCTGGTGGTCAATCCGCGTTGGAACGTGCCGCGCTCGATCACGGTCAAGGAATATCTGCCGCGGCTTCAGGCCAACCGCAATGCGGTGTCCCAGATCGATATCGTCGACGGCAACGGCAATATCATTTCGCGCGATCGGATTGATTTCTCGAAGTATACCGCTGCCAATTTCCCCTACCGGATGCGGCAGAAGGAAAGCGACGACAATGCTTTGGGACAGGTGAAGTTCATCTTCCCGAACCCCTGGAACATCTATCTGCATGACACGCCGACGAAGCATCTCTTCGGTCAGTCGGCGCGCGCCTATTCGCATGGCTGCATCCGGATCGGTCGGCCAGTCGATCTGGCGCATGAGCTGTTGAGCGGGCAGGTCAAGGACCCGGCCGCGACCTATCAAAAGGCGCTCGACACCAAGAAAGAGACCTGGCTCGCGCTCAAGCCGACGATCCCGGTCCATCTCGTCTATTTCACGACCTTCCCCGATGCCAATGGCCGCATCCAGCGCTTTACCGATGTCTATGGTCGCGACGGGGCGGTCTATGACGCGCTGATGCGCGCCGGGCTGGAAACTTTCTGA
- the kdsA gene encoding 3-deoxy-8-phosphooctulonate synthase, with protein sequence MTKHVSIRNVTLGNDLPLGLIAGPCQLETLDHALMIAELLAKACEANGTGFIFKASYDKANRTSLSGRRGIGMEEGLRMLETVRERIGCPVLTDIHDIEQARAAGAVVDVIQIPAFLCRQTDLLLAAGETGAVVNVKKGQFLAPWDMPNVADKVASTGNEKILLTERGVSFGYNTLVADMRSLPIMARTGYPVIMDATHSVQQPGGQGGSSGGQREFAPVMARAAVSLGVAGVFIETHQDPDHAPSDGPNMIHLERMPKLIASLMAFDRLAKEDPVMAL encoded by the coding sequence ATGACCAAACATGTCTCCATCCGCAACGTCACCCTTGGCAATGACCTGCCGCTTGGACTGATCGCCGGGCCCTGCCAGCTCGAAACGCTCGACCATGCGCTGATGATCGCCGAGCTGCTGGCCAAGGCCTGTGAGGCAAACGGCACCGGCTTCATCTTCAAAGCCAGCTACGACAAGGCCAACCGCACCTCACTGTCGGGCCGTCGCGGCATCGGGATGGAGGAAGGGCTGCGGATGCTTGAAACCGTGCGCGAGCGGATTGGCTGCCCGGTGCTGACCGACATCCACGATATCGAGCAAGCCCGCGCGGCGGGTGCGGTCGTCGATGTGATCCAGATCCCGGCGTTCCTCTGCCGCCAAACCGATCTTCTGCTTGCTGCGGGCGAGACTGGGGCGGTCGTGAATGTGAAAAAGGGCCAGTTCCTCGCGCCTTGGGACATGCCCAATGTCGCCGACAAGGTCGCCTCGACCGGGAATGAGAAGATCCTGTTGACCGAACGCGGGGTGAGCTTTGGCTATAACACCCTCGTCGCCGATATGCGCAGCCTGCCGATCATGGCCCGCACCGGCTATCCGGTGATCATGGACGCGACCCATTCCGTGCAGCAGCCGGGCGGTCAGGGTGGCTCGTCGGGCGGACAGCGCGAATTTGCGCCGGTCATGGCCCGCGCGGCGGTGTCGCTTGGCGTCGCGGGCGTCTTTATCGAGACCCATCAGGATCCCGATCACGCGCCCTCGGATGGCCCGAACATGATCCATCTCGAGCGGATGCCCAAGCTGATCGCCTCGCTGATGGCCTTCGACCGCCTCGCCAAAGAGGACCCGGTGATGGCGCTTTAA
- a CDS encoding YcbK family protein has protein sequence MTFDTLSRRGVLGVFAATTVVAAPVMANAFGLLRGAGDIRRIKMYSGRTGESIDTVYWVEGKYIRDSLNEINIFMRDWRTGQVIGFDPRTLDIAAASHRLLQTNEPYMMLSGYRSPQTNAMLRSRSSGVARNSLHMVGKAADLRLKSRSVAQMTSAAQACNAGGVGKYSRSNFVHMDCGPIRHWGA, from the coding sequence ATGACGTTTGACACACTCTCCCGTCGCGGAGTTCTGGGTGTATTTGCAGCGACTACGGTTGTCGCCGCGCCGGTAATGGCCAATGCTTTCGGCCTTCTGCGAGGCGCAGGCGATATTCGCCGCATCAAGATGTATTCCGGCCGGACCGGCGAAAGCATCGACACCGTTTATTGGGTTGAGGGCAAATACATCCGCGACTCGCTCAATGAAATCAATATCTTCATGCGCGACTGGCGCACCGGGCAGGTCATCGGCTTCGACCCCCGCACGCTCGATATTGCCGCGGCGTCCCACCGCCTGCTGCAAACCAACGAGCCCTATATGATGCTCTCGGGCTATCGTTCGCCCCAGACCAATGCCATGCTGCGCTCGCGTTCGTCGGGTGTGGCGCGGAACTCGCTGCATATGGTTGGCAAAGCTGCCGATCTGCGGCTGAAATCGCGCTCGGTCGCGCAGATGACCAGCGCCGCACAGGCCTGCAATGCGGGCGGGGTCGGCAAATATTCGCGCTCGAACTTCGTCCATATGGATTGTGGCCCGATTCGCCACTGGGGTGCCTAA
- a CDS encoding acyl carrier protein, whose protein sequence is MTAEIRDRIVAIIAEQAMLDPAEINLETSPQDAGIDSLGLVESIFAIEEAFDISIPFNANEPEKSEFDISTLGSIIAAVEKLVAEKV, encoded by the coding sequence ATGACGGCAGAAATCCGTGACCGCATTGTTGCCATCATTGCCGAGCAGGCGATGCTGGACCCCGCCGAGATCAATCTCGAAACCTCGCCGCAGGATGCGGGCATCGACAGCCTCGGGCTGGTCGAATCGATTTTCGCAATCGAAGAGGCCTTCGACATCTCGATCCCGTTCAATGCCAATGAGCCCGAGAAATCCGAATTCGACATCTCGACGCTCGGCTCGATCATCGCCGCCGTCGAGAAACTGGTGGCCGAGAAAGTATGA
- a CDS encoding ABC transporter ATP-binding protein translates to MLEFDNVSKSFWTGSQRKIILDQASFRVEPGQSIGILAQNGTGKTTLINMMCGLEKPDEGIIRRQCRVSFPLGFMGGVVSKHSANENSRFIARIYGLDPDYVAAYCRWLTDIGEYFDMPVGTYSSGMRSRFTFALMLALDFDIYLIDEAMPQSTDVEFNRKAGAVLFERLKTSTVVIVSHQAATIEKFCRSAAVMRDGKLYMFETLDEAKQYYDYTS, encoded by the coding sequence ATGCTCGAATTTGATAATGTCTCGAAATCGTTCTGGACCGGATCCCAGCGCAAGATCATTCTTGATCAGGCCTCGTTTCGGGTGGAGCCCGGGCAATCAATCGGCATCCTCGCCCAAAACGGCACCGGCAAGACCACGCTGATTAATATGATGTGCGGGCTGGAAAAACCGGATGAGGGGATCATCCGCCGCCAATGCCGGGTCTCGTTTCCGCTTGGTTTCATGGGCGGCGTGGTCTCAAAGCATTCCGCCAATGAAAACTCCCGTTTCATCGCGCGAATCTATGGGCTCGACCCCGATTATGTCGCGGCCTATTGCCGCTGGCTGACCGATATCGGCGAATATTTCGACATGCCTGTCGGGACTTACAGCTCGGGGATGCGATCGCGCTTCACCTTCGCGCTGATGCTTGCGCTGGATTTCGACATCTATCTGATTGACGAAGCGATGCCACAATCTACAGATGTGGAATTCAACCGGAAGGCGGGTGCGGTCCTGTTCGAGCGACTGAAAACCTCGACAGTGGTGATCGTCTCGCACCAAGCCGCCACCATTGAAAAGTTCTGCCGCTCCGCAGCGGTGATGCGCGACGGTAAATTGTATATGTTCGAAACCCTCGACGAGGCGAAGCAATATTATGACTACACCTCCTAA
- a CDS encoding BaiN/RdsA family NAD(P)/FAD-dependent oxidoreductase, with protein sequence MDHVDIAILGAGAAGLFCAGSLAGSGRRVLVLDHARAPGEKIRISGGGRCNFTNLATSYDRFLSSTPRFAASALAGYRPRDFVDLVDRAGIAWHEKTLGQLFCDGSAKEIVSLLLDRMRGTELRLGVSVTGLRQDGGRFVVETSAGPVSASQVIVATGGKSIPKMGATGIGYELAKSFGHHLIEPRPGLVPLTFAEQDLDLSRPLAGVALDAVTSHGSGKSATRFADAVLFTHRGLSGPAILQISSFWQPGDELRVDLFPKGDLAALLREARGQGGRVQLRTTLARWLPARLADAVAVELGLAEARLADQGNPVLDRVAARISDWRLKPVGSEGWRTAEVTVGGVSCAEIHAKTMESRLQPGLYFIGEVVDVTGWLGGYNFQWAWASAEAAAQAIVKAP encoded by the coding sequence ATGGATCATGTTGATATCGCAATTCTTGGGGCAGGGGCTGCCGGTCTTTTCTGCGCGGGCTCATTGGCTGGCAGCGGACGGCGCGTTCTGGTGCTCGATCATGCCCGCGCGCCGGGAGAGAAAATTCGGATCTCGGGCGGGGGGCGGTGTAATTTCACCAATCTCGCAACGAGTTACGACCGGTTCCTGTCGTCAACGCCGCGCTTCGCGGCCTCGGCGCTGGCGGGCTATCGGCCGCGCGATTTCGTCGATCTCGTCGATCGCGCGGGCATTGCTTGGCACGAAAAGACGTTGGGACAGCTCTTTTGCGACGGCAGCGCGAAAGAGATCGTGTCGCTGCTACTCGATCGGATGCGCGGCACCGAATTGCGTCTGGGCGTCTCTGTCACCGGGCTGCGCCAGGACGGTGGTCGCTTCGTCGTCGAGACCTCGGCAGGGCCGGTCAGCGCAAGTCAGGTGATCGTCGCTACGGGCGGCAAATCCATTCCGAAAATGGGCGCGACCGGCATCGGTTATGAACTGGCGAAGTCTTTTGGCCACCATCTGATCGAGCCGCGTCCGGGTTTGGTGCCGCTGACCTTTGCCGAGCAGGATCTGGATCTCAGCCGCCCGCTCGCGGGGGTGGCGCTTGATGCGGTGACCAGCCATGGCAGCGGCAAAAGTGCCACGCGCTTCGCTGACGCCGTGCTTTTTACCCATCGCGGGCTTTCGGGGCCAGCGATCTTGCAGATTTCGAGCTTCTGGCAACCGGGCGACGAGCTGCGCGTCGATCTGTTCCCAAAGGGCGATCTGGCGGCGCTGTTGCGAGAGGCGCGCGGTCAGGGCGGACGGGTGCAGCTGCGCACCACTTTGGCGCGTTGGCTGCCCGCGCGGCTTGCCGATGCGGTCGCGGTCGAGCTCGGCCTAGCCGAGGCGCGGTTAGCTGATCAGGGCAATCCGGTGCTTGATCGGGTGGCGGCGCGGATCAGCGATTGGCGTCTCAAACCCGTAGGCTCCGAGGGCTGGCGCACAGCCGAGGTCACCGTGGGTGGCGTCTCTTGCGCCGAAATCCACGCCAAGACCATGGAAAGCCGCCTGCAGCCTGGACTTTATTTCATCGGCGAGGTTGTCGATGTGACCGGCTGGCTCGGCGGCTATAATTTCCAATGGGCTTGGGCCTCGGCCGAAGCCGCCGCCCAAGCGATCGTGAAGGCGCCTTAA
- a CDS encoding uracil-DNA glycosylase family protein: MDDISGCALCAARFAVTKTAHRPRPVVWFRPGARVLIVGQAPGMQVHQIGRPFADRSGERLRDWMGIDAATFYDRDRIAILPMAFCFPGYDAKGSDLPPPPLCAETWRAQALALIQPELTLLVGGYAQSWHLGTKNVTATVSDWRRHAPRNFPLPHPSWRNTGWLRRHPWFEEELLPELKAEVARILREP, from the coding sequence ATGGATGACATTTCTGGCTGCGCGCTTTGCGCTGCCCGTTTTGCGGTGACGAAGACCGCGCACCGGCCCCGCCCCGTGGTCTGGTTCCGGCCCGGCGCGCGTGTGCTGATTGTCGGGCAGGCGCCAGGGATGCAGGTCCACCAGATCGGACGGCCCTTTGCGGACCGCTCGGGCGAGCGCTTGCGCGACTGGATGGGGATTGATGCCGCGACCTTCTATGATCGCGATCGCATCGCCATTCTGCCCATGGCCTTTTGCTTTCCCGGCTATGACGCCAAGGGCAGCGATCTGCCGCCGCCACCGCTCTGCGCCGAGACTTGGCGAGCCCAGGCGCTTGCGCTGATCCAGCCCGAGCTGACACTGCTTGTCGGCGGCTATGCCCAGAGCTGGCATCTCGGCACCAAGAATGTCACGGCCACGGTTTCCGACTGGCGCCGCCACGCGCCGCGGAACTTTCCCTTGCCACATCCCTCGTGGCGCAATACCGGCTGGCTGCGCCGCCATCCCTGGTTCGAAGAAGAGCTTCTTCCCGAACTCAAGGCCGAGGTGGCCCGGATTTTGAGAGAACCATGA
- a CDS encoding UDP-3-O-(3-hydroxymyristoyl)glucosamine N-acyltransferase, with translation MTRTIAELAEALGGRLWGDGSITVTGAAEPGEAGPNQIALATGAAYLEKLTAGGIALLAEGTDPEAYGLRAAVLVARPRLAMAGLTKSFDPARGPALGIHPSAVVAESAVIGAGAAIGPFVVIGEDVVIGRNATIYSHVSIGEKTVIGDDVLLREGARICHRVTIGDRFIMNPNAVVGADGFSFVTPEKSGVEEIREGLSQRAEIREQHWTRIHSLGGVVIGHDVEMGAGACIDRGTIRATKIGNGCKIDNQVQIGHNCQVGDDCLFAGQAGIAGSTRVGNRVVLGGKVGVSDNIFIGDDVIAGGGTDIYTNVPAGRVILGSPAVKMETHIEAQKNIRRLPRLYAQVSQLQETVKKLLDKG, from the coding sequence ATGACACGGACCATCGCAGAGCTTGCCGAAGCCCTTGGAGGACGCCTCTGGGGCGACGGCTCCATCACCGTCACCGGCGCCGCCGAACCGGGAGAGGCTGGGCCGAACCAGATCGCGCTGGCGACCGGCGCGGCCTATCTTGAGAAACTCACCGCCGGCGGGATCGCGCTTTTGGCCGAGGGCACCGATCCCGAAGCTTACGGCTTGCGCGCCGCCGTTCTGGTCGCACGTCCCCGCCTTGCCATGGCCGGGCTCACGAAAAGCTTCGATCCGGCACGTGGCCCGGCCTTGGGTATCCATCCAAGCGCGGTGGTTGCCGAAAGCGCCGTGATCGGCGCGGGCGCGGCCATCGGGCCTTTCGTCGTCATCGGCGAGGATGTGGTGATCGGGCGGAATGCCACGATTTACTCCCATGTCTCGATCGGCGAGAAAACCGTGATCGGCGATGATGTGCTCTTGCGCGAAGGCGCGCGCATTTGCCACCGCGTCACCATCGGTGACCGCTTCATCATGAACCCCAATGCCGTGGTCGGCGCCGACGGCTTTTCCTTTGTCACGCCCGAGAAATCCGGGGTCGAAGAGATCCGCGAAGGCCTGAGCCAGCGCGCCGAGATCCGCGAGCAGCACTGGACGCGCATCCATTCGCTTGGCGGCGTGGTCATCGGCCATGATGTCGAGATGGGCGCGGGCGCCTGCATCGACCGCGGCACCATCCGCGCGACCAAGATCGGCAATGGCTGCAAGATCGACAACCAGGTCCAGATCGGCCATAACTGCCAGGTTGGTGACGATTGCCTCTTTGCCGGACAGGCCGGGATCGCGGGCTCGACGCGCGTCGGCAACCGGGTCGTTCTGGGCGGCAAGGTCGGGGTGTCGGACAATATCTTCATCGGTGACGATGTCATTGCCGGAGGCGGCACGGACATTTATACCAACGTTCCGGCGGGGCGCGTCATTTTGGGCAGCCCGGCCGTGAAAATGGAGACCCATATCGAGGCGCAGAAAAATATCCGCAGGCTGCCGCGACTCTATGCGCAGGTGTCACAGCTTCAGGAAACTGTTAAAAAATTGCTCGATAAGGGCTGA
- a CDS encoding capsule polysaccharide export inner-membrane protein, whose product MTTPPKARLFRLSRSESVVAMARDSAGIGAVEERKVRVEVHKGAAKASKPEAGGVPDMPFAPQIEDDGFGDMRFGDAARAPAAAETVMAGAGPGGMAATLAAIRAENLTDRQLRMARRIAAMNEIEVNSDIEAVALLRERGIDPFHRTEVGKILSTEGQKTQMTPAANTPVAVKPEQLPARMPPPQLPSREMLTEERRASEISRIQRDMARRRRRRLLMLTLRLATFVGLPTILAAYYYFFVASPLYATEAQFLIQQAEQSPSRGGGILSGSAAMINPDSVSVQSYLTSRDAMLRLDSDLGFKKAFQDPSIDPIQRLSPEASNEEAFKLYKRSVKIGYDPTEGVLNMEVIAPDPKLSQDFALALIKYAEGQVDQMTARLRSDQMTGTEDRYRQAEQQVKDAQLRVLDLQQKLGVLDPNAESSVVMSQVSELERQLNSKRLELGQLQANPNPNRSRVAGVQGDMARLQKMLDETRSRLTEGSETRGSLASIAGEIRIAESDLQTRQQLLSDAAAQMETARIEANKQVRYLSLSVAPIPPDRPTYPRAFPNTIVAFLIFAGIYLMLSLTASILREQVST is encoded by the coding sequence ATGACTACACCTCCTAAGGCCCGACTCTTCCGTCTGAGCCGCTCTGAATCCGTCGTCGCCATGGCGCGGGATTCGGCGGGAATCGGGGCGGTTGAAGAACGGAAGGTCCGGGTCGAGGTGCATAAAGGCGCAGCCAAGGCCTCCAAGCCGGAGGCAGGTGGCGTGCCCGACATGCCTTTCGCGCCGCAAATTGAGGACGACGGCTTTGGCGATATGCGCTTTGGCGATGCCGCGCGCGCGCCTGCAGCCGCCGAAACCGTGATGGCCGGTGCCGGTCCGGGCGGGATGGCCGCCACGCTTGCCGCGATCCGGGCCGAGAATCTGACCGATCGCCAGCTGCGCATGGCCCGTCGCATCGCCGCGATGAATGAGATCGAGGTGAATTCGGATATCGAGGCCGTGGCTTTGCTCCGCGAGCGTGGCATCGACCCGTTCCACCGCACGGAGGTCGGCAAGATTTTGTCGACCGAGGGCCAGAAGACCCAGATGACGCCCGCCGCGAACACGCCGGTTGCGGTCAAGCCCGAGCAGCTTCCGGCACGGATGCCGCCGCCGCAACTCCCCTCGCGCGAGATGCTGACGGAAGAGCGCCGTGCCTCGGAAATCTCGCGAATCCAACGGGATATGGCGCGCCGCCGCCGCCGCCGGCTGCTCATGCTGACGTTGCGCTTGGCGACGTTCGTGGGGCTGCCGACGATTTTGGCGGCTTATTACTATTTCTTCGTCGCCTCGCCGCTTTATGCGACCGAAGCGCAGTTCCTGATCCAACAGGCCGAACAATCACCTTCGCGTGGGGGCGGCATCCTCAGCGGCTCAGCCGCGATGATCAACCCGGATTCGGTCTCGGTCCAAAGCTATCTGACCTCGCGCGATGCCATGCTGCGGCTTGATAGCGACCTCGGCTTCAAGAAGGCGTTTCAGGATCCGTCGATCGACCCGATCCAGCGGCTGTCGCCCGAGGCCTCGAATGAAGAGGCGTTCAAGCTTTACAAGCGCTCGGTCAAAATCGGCTATGATCCGACCGAGGGCGTCTTGAACATGGAAGTGATCGCGCCCGATCCAAAGCTTAGTCAGGACTTTGCTTTGGCGCTGATCAAATATGCCGAGGGCCAGGTCGATCAGATGACCGCACGCCTACGTTCGGACCAGATGACGGGCACAGAGGACCGCTATCGTCAAGCCGAGCAGCAGGTCAAAGATGCCCAGTTGCGCGTGCTCGACCTGCAGCAAAAGCTCGGCGTTCTGGACCCCAATGCGGAAAGCTCGGTCGTGATGAGCCAGGTGAGCGAGTTGGAACGCCAGCTCAACTCCAAACGGCTGGAGCTCGGCCAGCTGCAGGCCAACCCCAACCCGAACCGCAGCCGCGTCGCCGGTGTGCAGGGCGATATGGCGCGGCTGCAGAAGATGCTTGATGAAACGCGCTCGCGCCTGACCGAGGGCAGCGAAACGCGCGGGTCCCTGGCTTCGATCGCGGGTGAAATCCGCATTGCGGAATCTGATCTACAGACCCGCCAGCAGCTTCTCTCCGACGCTGCTGCCCAGATGGAGACCGCGCGGATCGAGGCCAACAAACAGGTGCGCTACCTGTCGCTTTCGGTCGCTCCGATCCCACCCGACCGCCCGACCTATCCCCGTGCTTTCCCGAATACGATCGTGGCCTTTCTGATCTTCGCTGGCATCTATCTGATGCTGTCGCTGACCGCCTCGATCCTGCGTGAACAGGTATCCACATGA
- a CDS encoding beta-ketoacyl-[acyl-carrier-protein] synthase family protein, producing MIGRAIMGKAASGRHRVAITGAGTINALGLDVPATFAAMREGRSGIGPLDFRDVDRLTIRIGGQVRNFVPEDHFNRQQIVLYDKFTQFTLLAARQAVEQSGLIFDGELGLMSGVVLGTAAGGVNTWDENYRTVYEEGKNRVHPFVVPKLMNNAAASHLSMEFGILGPSFTVATACASSNHAMGLAFNMIRSGSSTVVLTGGSESMLCFGGVKAWEGLRVMTKDACRPFSATRNGMVQGEGAGVFVFEDWDHAVARGADILAEVVGFAMTSDAQDIVMPSAIGAQRAISGAMHDARMNPEEVGYINAHGTGTAANDKTECAAVANAFGPHADRLMISSTKSMHGHLIGGTGAVELLACLMALREGVIAPTIGYEEPDPECALDVVPNEAREARVDAVLSNAFAFGGLNAVLALRRV from the coding sequence ATGATTGGCCGCGCAATCATGGGCAAGGCGGCCTCGGGCCGCCACCGGGTCGCGATCACCGGGGCAGGGACGATCAACGCGCTTGGCCTTGATGTGCCCGCGACCTTCGCCGCCATGCGCGAAGGCCGCTCGGGCATCGGTCCGCTTGATTTTCGCGATGTCGACCGGCTGACGATCCGCATTGGCGGGCAGGTGCGCAACTTCGTCCCCGAGGATCATTTCAACCGCCAGCAGATCGTCCTTTACGACAAATTCACCCAGTTCACCCTGCTGGCCGCGCGTCAGGCGGTCGAGCAATCCGGGCTGATCTTTGACGGCGAGCTGGGCCTGATGTCGGGCGTCGTGCTGGGCACAGCGGCAGGCGGGGTCAACACCTGGGACGAAAATTACCGCACGGTTTACGAAGAGGGCAAGAACCGGGTTCACCCCTTCGTCGTCCCGAAGCTGATGAACAATGCCGCCGCCTCGCATCTGAGCATGGAATTCGGCATTCTCGGCCCGAGCTTTACCGTGGCGACCGCCTGCGCGAGCTCGAACCATGCGATGGGGCTCGCCTTCAACATGATCCGCTCGGGCTCGTCCACGGTCGTGCTGACCGGCGGCTCGGAATCGATGCTGTGCTTTGGCGGTGTCAAGGCTTGGGAAGGGCTGCGCGTCATGACGAAAGACGCTTGCCGTCCCTTCTCGGCGACGCGCAACGGCATGGTGCAGGGCGAGGGCGCGGGCGTCTTTGTCTTCGAGGATTGGGATCACGCGGTGGCGCGTGGCGCGGATATTCTCGCGGAAGTTGTGGGCTTTGCCATGACCTCGGATGCGCAGGATATCGTCATGCCCTCGGCCATCGGCGCGCAGCGCGCGATCTCGGGGGCGATGCATGATGCGCGCATGAATCCCGAAGAGGTCGGCTATATCAACGCGCATGGCACCGGCACGGCGGCGAATGACAAGACCGAATGCGCGGCGGTGGCCAATGCTTTCGGGCCCCATGCCGACCGGCTGATGATCTCCTCGACGAAATCCATGCATGGCCATCTCATCGGCGGCACCGGCGCGGTCGAGCTGCTCGCCTGCCTGATGGCGCTGCGCGAGGGCGTGATCGCGCCGACCATCGGCTATGAAGAGCCCGACCCGGAATGCGCGCTCGATGTTGTCCCGAACGAGGCGCGCGAAGCCCGGGTCGATGCGGTCCTGTCGAATGCCTTCGCCTTCGGCGGGCTCAACGCGGTTCTGGCCCTGCGCCGCGTCTAA
- a CDS encoding SseB family protein, whose amino-acid sequence MTALDDLCPIPFHEASENARARILSRLADTELFVALTREPADDRAEILSFDLSGTKAALACDSEERLSEFMGRVVAYAAMPGRVLAALLGEAGSALLVNPGRPSELFLDASALDWLGQVLSAAPEEGGELRPSWLTAPTPEAIEIFLVPLAQRLADMVGLATSAALVAAVWPDGRRGHLLLLRGCADDSRAALAKAFAEFFSFLPMVEGGVDIGFAELDLPQGALLLDVPERKPEPEPVRRDPKAPPRLR is encoded by the coding sequence ATGACAGCGCTCGACGATCTTTGCCCGATCCCTTTCCATGAAGCCTCTGAAAACGCGCGCGCGCGGATTTTGTCGCGTCTGGCCGATACCGAGCTGTTCGTGGCGCTGACCCGCGAACCGGCGGATGACCGCGCCGAGATCCTGAGCTTTGATCTGTCGGGGACCAAAGCGGCGCTGGCTTGCGATTCCGAGGAAAGGCTCTCGGAGTTCATGGGGCGCGTCGTTGCCTATGCTGCCATGCCGGGCCGGGTGCTCGCGGCGCTTCTGGGCGAGGCGGGCTCTGCGCTTCTGGTCAATCCCGGCCGACCGTCCGAGCTGTTTCTTGATGCGAGTGCGCTCGATTGGCTGGGGCAGGTTCTCAGCGCCGCGCCGGAAGAAGGCGGCGAGCTGCGGCCCTCTTGGCTGACCGCGCCAACCCCAGAGGCGATCGAGATCTTTCTTGTACCGCTCGCCCAAAGGCTGGCCGATATGGTCGGGCTTGCGACCAGTGCGGCTTTGGTCGCGGCGGTGTGGCCCGATGGGCGGCGCGGGCATTTGCTGTTGCTGCGGGGCTGCGCCGACGACAGCCGCGCGGCACTGGCCAAGGCCTTTGCCGAATTCTTTTCCTTTCTGCCGATGGTCGAAGGTGGCGTCGATATTGGCTTTGCCGAGCTCGATCTGCCGCAGGGCGCGCTGCTTCTTGATGTGCCCGAGCGCAAGCCTGAGCCCGAGCCTGTCCGGCGCGACCCGAAAGCGCCGCCGCGTCTGCGCTGA